In the genome of Nocardioides sp. NBC_00368, the window GCTGGGCGTGCTCACGAAGCGGCCGACCTGGACGATCCGCACGGAGGCCACCGCCGACGGCCTCGGGTTCACGCTCGTCGAGGACGGCGCTCACCGAGGCGTCGCCAACCTCCGGGTCGCCGGCGGCCGGGTCACCGACGTCTGGATCGTCCTCAACCCGGACAAGCTGGCCCGCTGGAGCTGACCGCTGCCCCCGGAGGCGGTAGTCCAGGGAGTTTCCGTCGGTCTACTCGCTGGTAATAGACCGGAACTCCCTGGACTACCCCGACAGCCAGGTCACAGCCACGGCCCGAGCTCCGGCGCGTCGACGAGGCCGTGCGGCCGCCCGGCGAGCCAGGCGGCGACGTCGGGCAGCGAGCCCGCGACACCGCGCAGGTCGTCGTCGGAGAGCCCTCGCTTCGTACGGATCTCGCCGGCGAGGGCGAGCAGGAAGTCGTCGGGGAGGTCGGCGAAGGTGATTCCGACGCCGAGGTCGACGGCGTGGATGCAGACCTCACGGGCGCGCATCCACGGGACGTCGCTGGCCTTGCGGGTGACGAGCTGCGCGGTGATGATCTCGTGCTCCCATTGCGAGGCGGTCAGCCGGTCCATGGCCGCGTCGAGCTCGCCGGCGCCGCGGAGATACCACTCGCGGAGCTCCTCGGCCGGCCGCGTCGCCGCCGCCTCGATGTCGGCGTTGCGCTGCTCGGTGGAGGCGTACATCCGCTTCTCCACGCCGGTCTCCGCCCAGGAGATCAGGTTGCCGAGGGCATCGGCGTTGGCGGCGACGTGGCCGATCAGATGCTTGCGGGTCCAGCCCGGCAGCTGCGAGTCGGCCTCGAAGTCGGCGGCAGAAAGGCCGTCGATGGCGCCGGTCAGCAGGGCCGTGCCCTCCCTGGCCCAGCGACGGGAGTCGTCGAACGTACGCGTCGGGGTGGTGCCGATCAGGACGGACATCGTGTTCAGCCTTTCACGATCGTGTTGGTGAGGGTGCCGATGCCCTCGATGGTGATCTCGACGGTCTCCCCGCCCCACAGGAACTCCTGAGGTGCGCGGGCGTGCCCGACCCCGCCGTTGGTGCCGGTGAGGATCAGGTCGCCGGGGCGCAGCGTGGTGATCGTGGAGATGTAGCGGACCAGGTCGACCGGGTCGAAGAGCAGGTCGGAGGTGTTCGCGCTCTGCTTCTCGACGCCGTCGACGGTCAGCCTCGCGGCCAGCTGCGGACGTACGCCGCCGGGCAGCTCGTCAGGAGTCACGACGTAGGGGCCGACCGGTGTGGTGGCCTCCCACATCTTGCCCTGCAGCCACTCGCGGGTGCGGAACTGCCAGTCGCGGACCGAGTAGTCGTTGGCCGCGGTGAAGCCGGCGATCGCTGCGGCGGCCTGCTCCTCGTCCGCGTGCCGCACGGTCGAGCCGA includes:
- a CDS encoding maleylpyruvate isomerase family mycothiol-dependent enzyme — its product is MSVLIGTTPTRTFDDSRRWAREGTALLTGAIDGLSAADFEADSQLPGWTRKHLIGHVAANADALGNLISWAETGVEKRMYASTEQRNADIEAAATRPAEELREWYLRGAGELDAAMDRLTASQWEHEIITAQLVTRKASDVPWMRAREVCIHAVDLGVGITFADLPDDFLLALAGEIRTKRGLSDDDLRGVAGSLPDVAAWLAGRPHGLVDAPELGPWL
- a CDS encoding fumarylacetoacetate hydrolase family protein, which produces MKLATIRTAKGTRAVRLDGDQHVDLGYASVGDLLAEEDWSSRASSTGSTTYPADGADFAPVVPRPSKVVCVGLNYRSHIEEMGRDLPEYPVLFAKFADTLTGANDAVAKPAETEQLDWECELTIVIGSTVRHADEEQAAAAIAGFTAANDYSVRDWQFRTREWLQGKMWEATTPVGPYVVTPDELPGGVRPQLAARLTVDGVEKQSANTSDLLFDPVDLVRYISTITTLRPGDLILTGTNGGVGHARAPQEFLWGGETVEITIEGIGTLTNTIVKG